A window of the Dunckerocampus dactyliophorus isolate RoL2022-P2 chromosome 21, RoL_Ddac_1.1, whole genome shotgun sequence genome harbors these coding sequences:
- the xylb gene encoding xylulose kinase isoform X1, whose product MAVVQDSKEVYLGFDFSTQQLKVVAINEDLDVIHQNHVHFDSQLPDFRTEGGVHVAADGLRITSPVLMWVKALDLLLDKMQKEGFDFSSVRALSGSGQQHGSVYWRTGASRTLEQLDPTFSLHQQLQDSFAVGDSPVWMDSSTGPQCERLQEAAGGAAKLADLTGSRAYERFTGNQIAKMCQERLQDFQDTERISLVSSFAASLFLGAYAAIDYSDGSGMNLLDIRTKKWSEVCMEATAPHLDRLLGTPLPSVSVLGPVSPYWVRRFGFSDSCRVVAFTGDNPASLAGMRLQQGDIAVSLGTSDTVFVWLQHPRPALEGHVLINPVDWRHFMALLCFKNGSLTRERVRNRCAEGSWEVFSAALRHTPLGNNGYIGFYFDVLEILPRAVGIHIFDADDNKVSSVSAEVEVRALVEGQFLSRRLHAERLGYSIIPGSRVLATGGASCNKDILQVLSDVFNAPVYTIDVSNSACLGSAYRAKHGVLDQSTVSFFDILKKAPEARLVATPQPTAQQVYNLMLQRYGQLEKRVLQEPRPSNAAANLIG is encoded by the exons ATGGCGGTAGTGCAGGACAGCAAGGAAGTTTACCTGGGCTTTGACTTCAGCACTCAACAG CTCAAAGTGGTCGCCATCAATGAAGACCTGGACGTGATCCACCAGAACCATGTCCACTTTGACTCTCAATTACCTGACTTCAG GACTGAGGGGGGCGTCCACGTTGCTGCTGATGGCCTGAGGATCACGTCACCTGTTCTCATGTGGGTGAAG GCTTTGGACCTCCTCTTGGACAAGATGCAGAAGGAAGGCTTTGACTTCTCCAGCGTGCGAGCGCTGTCAGGCAGTGGTCAG CAACATGGCAGTGTCTACTGGAGGACGGGAGCTTCTCGGACCCTTGAGCAGCTAGACCCCACCTTCAGCCTCCACCAGCAGCTGCAA GACAGTTTCGCTGTAGGTGACTCTCCAGTATGGATGGACTCCAGCACTGGGCCACAGTGTGAACGGCTGCAAGAGGCAGCAGGGGGTGCTGCAAAGCTGGCTGACCTCACAGGCTCCAGGGCCTATGAG CGTTTCACCGGAAATCAGATCGCCAAAATGTGTCAGGAGCGACTGCAAGACTTCCAGGACACCGAG aggaTCTCATTGGTCAGCAGCTTTGCAGCGTCGCTCTTCCTGGGTGCTTATGCCGCCATTGACTACAGCGATG GGTCTGGAATGAACCTTTTGGACATCAGGACTAAAAAGTGGTCTGAGGTCTGCATGGAGGCTACCGCTCCGCACCTGGACCGCCTGCTTGGGACGCCGCTTCCCTCTGTGTCAGTGCTG GGTCCAGTCTCCCCCTACTGGGTGCGCAGGTTTGGTTTTTCCGACTCGTGCAGAGTGGTGGCCTTCACTGGAGACAACCCAG CATCTTTGGCAGGGATGCGACTCCAGCAGGGAGACATTGCT GTGAGCCTGGGAACCAGCGATACAGTGTTTGTGTGGCTGCAGCATCCTCGCCCTGCCCTTGAGGGTCACGTGTTGATCAACCCTGTTGACTGGAGACATTTCATGGCCTTGTTGTG TTTCAAGAACGGATCACTGACCAGAGAACGTGTGAGGAACCGCTGTGCTGAAGGATCCTGGGAAGTCTTTTCAGCTGCCTTGAGACATACTCCTCTAGGAAACAATGGCTACATTG GCTTTTATTTCGACGTACTGGAGATCCTGCCCCGCGCTGTTGGAATTCATATCTTTGATGCGGATGACAACAAG GTGTCATCAGTGAGTGCTGAGGTGGAGGTGCGAGCTCTGGTGGAGGGTCAGTTCCTGTCACGGAGGCTCCATGCAGAGCGCCTTGGTTACTCCATCA TTCCAGGAAGTCGAGTTTTGGCAACGGGTGGAGCCTCGTGTAACAAAGACATCTTGCAG GTGTTGTCTGACGTGTTCAACGCTCCAGTGTACACCATTGATGTGTCCAACTCCGCCTGTCTTGGCTCCGCCTACCGAGCGAAGCACG GTGTGCTTGACCAATCAACCGTTTCCTTCTTTGATATCCTGAAGAAAGCACCGGAAGCGCGACTTGTTGCCACGCCGCAACCCACTGCACAACAA GTGTACAATCTCATGCTGCAGCGCTACGGCCAATTGGAGAAGAGAGTCCTGCAGGAGCCCCGCCCCTCAAATGCAGCTGCAAATCTAATTGGATGA
- the eci2 gene encoding enoyl-CoA delta isomerase 2, mitochondrial: protein MALMSLRGFTQTSRWLRFSSVPAFKFHQTSMMGATVEQFEEAKNKLSTLKKDPGNEVKLKIYALFKQATHGPCDTPKPGMLDFVNKAKWDSWKSLGAISQDEARQQYCNLIGSLVAAEGGSSAQEVSAQPAASDHVYKTLLVSTQDDITTIKLNRPAKKNAITTEMYEEIIDALQQAAKDTCVLTVFTGAGDFYCSGNDLSNFTKIPEGGVEQMAKAGGELLRRYVKAYIDFPKPLVAVVNGPAVGISVTVLGMFDLVYATDSATFHTPFSQLGQSPEGCSSYTYPRLMGSSKASEMLLFNKKLTAVQACQLGLVTEVFPDSSFQSEVWSRLRSYAKLPPNSLALSKQLMRSVEKDQLHAVNDAEVERLIERWTSDECFNAVMSFFQAKAKL, encoded by the exons ATGGCATTAATGTCGCTAAGAGGGTTCACGCAAACCAGTCG GTGGTTGCGTTTCTCCAGCGTTCCTGCTTTCAAGTTCCACCAGACATCCATGATGG GTGCGACTGTGGAGCAATTTGAGGAGGCCAAGAACAAACTGTCGACGTTGAAGAAGGATCCCGGGAATGAGGTCAAACTGAAGATCTATGCTCTCTTCAAGCAG GCCACACATGGTCCATGTGACACCCCCAAACCTGGAATGCTGGACTTTGTCAACAAAGCCAAGTGGGACTCTTGGAAATCTCTGGGCGCCATATCGCAG GATGAGGCCCGGCAGCAATACTGCAACCTGATTGGCTCACTGGTGGCAGCAGAGGGTGGGAGCTCCGCCCAGGAAGTGTCGGCCCAGCCGGCTGCAAGCGACCACGTGTACAAGACCCTATTGGTCAGCACGCAAGATGACATCACCACCATCAAGCTCAACAGACCTGCCAAGAAAAATGCCATCACCACAGAG ATGTACGAGGAGATCATTGATGCTCTGCAGCAAGCGGCTAAAGACACCTGCGTCCTCACCGTCTTCACTG GTGCGGGGGACTTCTACTGCAGTGGAAACGACCTGAGCAACTTCACCAAGATCCCTGAAGGAGGTGTGGAGCAGATGGCCAAAGCAGGTGGAGAGCTGCTCAG GAGGTACGTGAAAGCCTACATTGACTTCCCCAAGCCGCTGGTCGCCGTGGTGAACGGTCCAGCTGTGGGAATCTCTGTGACCGTTTTGGGAATGTTTGACCTGGTCTACGCTACGGACAgt GCGACCTTCCACACTCCCTTTAGCCAACTTGGTCAGAGTCCAGAAGGCTGCTCATCATACACCTACCCTCGCCTCATGGGATCCAGCAAG gcaagTGAGATGTTGCTGTTCAACAAGAAGCTGACGGCGGTCCAGGCATGTCAGCTTGGTCTGGTCACTGAGGTGTTCCCTGACAGCAGCTTCCAGTCGGAGGTCTGGAGCCGACTCAGGAGCTACGCCAAGCTGCCTccaaat TCTCTGGCGTTGTCCAAACAGCTGATGCGCTCAGTGGAGAAAGACCAGCTCCATGCCGTGAACGATGCCGAGGTGGAGCGTCTGATTGAACGCTGGACATCAGACGAGTGCTTCAACGCGGTCATGAGTTTCTTTCAGGCTAAAGCCAAGCTGTGA
- the crygn2 gene encoding gamma-crystallin N-B, whose protein sequence is MSQYSGKITFFEGKCFTGRKLEVRGDCDNFQDRGFMNRVNSIRVESGAWICFDHPDFKGQQYILEHGEYPEFQRWNSHNDHMGSCKPVRMHGEHYRIELFEGCNFSGQCVDICDDCPFLQSRGLSKNCINSVRVYGDGAWVMYEEPNFRGRMYVVERGQYCSHNEWQAQNPNIQSIRRVVNYF, encoded by the exons ATGTCGCAGTATTCCGGAAAG ATCACCTTCTTTGAAGGGAAGTGCTTCACTGGCAGGAAGCTGGAGGTCAGAGGTGACTGTGACAACTTCCAGGATCGTGGCTTCATGAATAG GGTGAACTCCATCCGCGTGGAGAGCGGCGCCTGGATCTGCTTCGACCATCCCGACTTCAAGGGCCAGCAGTACATCCTGGAGCATGGCGAGTACCCAGAATTCCAGAGGTGGAACTCCCACAATGACCACATGGGATCCTGCAAACCAGTCCGCATG CACGGAGAACACTACCGTATCGAGCTCTTTGAAGGATGCAACTTCTCTGGTCAGTGTGTGGACATCTGCGACGACTGTCCCTTCCTGCAGAGCCGTGGCCTGTCCAAGAACTGCATCAACTCTGTCAGGGTGTACGGAGATGGCGC CTGGGTGATGTACGAGGAGCCCAACTTCCGAGGGCGCATGTATGTGGTGGAGCGCGGCCAGTATTGCAGCCACAACGAGTGGCAGGCCCAGAACCCGAACATCCAGTCCATCCGCCGAGTGGTCAACTACTTCTAA
- the xylb gene encoding xylulose kinase isoform X2, with the protein MAVVQDSKEVYLGFDFSTQQLKVVAINEDLDVIHQNHVHFDSQLPDFRTEGGVHVAADGLRITSPVLMWVKALDLLLDKMQKEGFDFSSVRALSGSGQQHGSVYWRTGASRTLEQLDPTFSLHQQLQDSFAVGDSPVWMDSSTGPQCERLQEAAGGAAKLADLTGSRAYERFTGNQIAKMCQERLQDFQDTERISLVSSFAASLFLGAYAAIDYSDGSGMNLLDIRTKKWSEVCMEATAPHLDRLLGTPLPSVSVLGPVSPYWVRRFGFSDSCRVVAFTGDNPASLAGMRLQQGDIAHPRPALEGHVLINPVDWRHFMALLCFKNGSLTRERVRNRCAEGSWEVFSAALRHTPLGNNGYIGFYFDVLEILPRAVGIHIFDADDNKVSSVSAEVEVRALVEGQFLSRRLHAERLGYSIIPGSRVLATGGASCNKDILQVLSDVFNAPVYTIDVSNSACLGSAYRAKHGVLDQSTVSFFDILKKAPEARLVATPQPTAQQVYNLMLQRYGQLEKRVLQEPRPSNAAANLIG; encoded by the exons ATGGCGGTAGTGCAGGACAGCAAGGAAGTTTACCTGGGCTTTGACTTCAGCACTCAACAG CTCAAAGTGGTCGCCATCAATGAAGACCTGGACGTGATCCACCAGAACCATGTCCACTTTGACTCTCAATTACCTGACTTCAG GACTGAGGGGGGCGTCCACGTTGCTGCTGATGGCCTGAGGATCACGTCACCTGTTCTCATGTGGGTGAAG GCTTTGGACCTCCTCTTGGACAAGATGCAGAAGGAAGGCTTTGACTTCTCCAGCGTGCGAGCGCTGTCAGGCAGTGGTCAG CAACATGGCAGTGTCTACTGGAGGACGGGAGCTTCTCGGACCCTTGAGCAGCTAGACCCCACCTTCAGCCTCCACCAGCAGCTGCAA GACAGTTTCGCTGTAGGTGACTCTCCAGTATGGATGGACTCCAGCACTGGGCCACAGTGTGAACGGCTGCAAGAGGCAGCAGGGGGTGCTGCAAAGCTGGCTGACCTCACAGGCTCCAGGGCCTATGAG CGTTTCACCGGAAATCAGATCGCCAAAATGTGTCAGGAGCGACTGCAAGACTTCCAGGACACCGAG aggaTCTCATTGGTCAGCAGCTTTGCAGCGTCGCTCTTCCTGGGTGCTTATGCCGCCATTGACTACAGCGATG GGTCTGGAATGAACCTTTTGGACATCAGGACTAAAAAGTGGTCTGAGGTCTGCATGGAGGCTACCGCTCCGCACCTGGACCGCCTGCTTGGGACGCCGCTTCCCTCTGTGTCAGTGCTG GGTCCAGTCTCCCCCTACTGGGTGCGCAGGTTTGGTTTTTCCGACTCGTGCAGAGTGGTGGCCTTCACTGGAGACAACCCAG CATCTTTGGCAGGGATGCGACTCCAGCAGGGAGACATTGCT CATCCTCGCCCTGCCCTTGAGGGTCACGTGTTGATCAACCCTGTTGACTGGAGACATTTCATGGCCTTGTTGTG TTTCAAGAACGGATCACTGACCAGAGAACGTGTGAGGAACCGCTGTGCTGAAGGATCCTGGGAAGTCTTTTCAGCTGCCTTGAGACATACTCCTCTAGGAAACAATGGCTACATTG GCTTTTATTTCGACGTACTGGAGATCCTGCCCCGCGCTGTTGGAATTCATATCTTTGATGCGGATGACAACAAG GTGTCATCAGTGAGTGCTGAGGTGGAGGTGCGAGCTCTGGTGGAGGGTCAGTTCCTGTCACGGAGGCTCCATGCAGAGCGCCTTGGTTACTCCATCA TTCCAGGAAGTCGAGTTTTGGCAACGGGTGGAGCCTCGTGTAACAAAGACATCTTGCAG GTGTTGTCTGACGTGTTCAACGCTCCAGTGTACACCATTGATGTGTCCAACTCCGCCTGTCTTGGCTCCGCCTACCGAGCGAAGCACG GTGTGCTTGACCAATCAACCGTTTCCTTCTTTGATATCCTGAAGAAAGCACCGGAAGCGCGACTTGTTGCCACGCCGCAACCCACTGCACAACAA GTGTACAATCTCATGCTGCAGCGCTACGGCCAATTGGAGAAGAGAGTCCTGCAGGAGCCCCGCCCCTCAAATGCAGCTGCAAATCTAATTGGATGA
- the nub1 gene encoding NEDD8 ultimate buster 1 isoform X2: MQLLITTTRMMSASLQPDDVLKKMMADQNMEAKLKNLLKQEKIQLWRPPYTVDTEQPGQQQLQELAKQYAPLLGLPVSEVRGALESIRVQAVRRGKRNQTFRETNVATLELLLPRDCKKAGTTGNKSKTFMETKLDVSAQVLMDRIAEEFGLKSFKLILNGKTLNAAQLLDQQGVQNHSKMMVLKVSDTECAQQACEEADKARNQNESVQRTHRGFQILSERDGTDDPHTIPFLEVADQKGNPLKIPHKEKKALILAMGFHEKGRALMKRKRHDDALCHLLQADHHFSECGSALLSSVDNYGVLQLDIVWCYQALEALSCLDDGRRRLLRAEDCFLRCYGEQQQRLLMIKGNTGREEALFLRLYLLQSLLSFIEGNDLQAQQQLSKVESLYGRLCPDSDKMTQLMLLGFSEREARLGLRACQGDVHEAAMLISNQRQEREELKQRERQKRKNMMAGISVLTEAGYSKKDTARALHQANGDVDKAFEILLDASQALQSNNNTEETVNPEKLEQLLYLGFERTASEAALALTGGDVQSATQLLLDNQGVVPATATPPSEEEPSTSSSSADDSELVNEVLEDISRHEEDYLDLTLEEESQLIATIKTYLSRGSTHTV, encoded by the exons ATGCAACTCCTCATCACCACGACCAGGATGATGTCAGCAAGTCTGCAGCCTGATGACGTGTTGAAGAA GATGATGGCCGACCAGAACATGGAGGCCAAGCTCAAGAACCTGCTGAAACAGGAGAAGATCCAGTTGTGGAGACCACCTTATACAGTTGACactgagcagcctggacagCAACAACTACAG GAGCTGGCAAAGCAATACGCCCCCCTGCTGGGTCTGCCAGTGTCTGAGGTCAGGGGTGCTTTGGAATCCATCCGTGTTCAGGCGGTGAGGAGAGGTAAAAGGAACCAAACCTTCCGAGAAACCAACGTCGCCACGCTAGAGCTCCTGCTGCCCCGAGACTGCAAGAAGGCGGGGACGACAGGCAACAAGTCCAAGACCTTCATGGAGACCAAACTGGATGTGTCGGCGCAGGTGCTGATGGACAG GATTGCGGAGGAGTTTGGACTCAAGTCTTTCAAACTGATCCTGAATGGCAAAACTTTGAATGCAG CCCAGCTTCTGGACCAGCAGGGCGTGCAGAACCACAGCAAGATGATGGTGCTGAAGGTGAGCGATACTGAGTGTGCACAGCAGGCCTGCGAGGAGGCCGACAAGGCCAGGAACCAGAATGAGAGCGTGCAGCGAACTCACAGAGGATTCCAAATCCTGTCGGAGAGAG ACGGCACTGATGACCCTCACACCATACCCTTCCTGGAGGTGGCTGACCAAAAGGGGAACCCACTTAAGATCCCTCACAAGGAGAAGAAG gcactGATCCTGGCCATGGGCTTCCATGAGAAGGGACGTGCCCTCATGAAGAGAAAGCGCCATGACGACGCACTGTGTCACCTCCTGCAGGCCGACCATCACTTCAG TGAGTGTGGCTCGGCACTCTTAAGCTCGGTGGACAACTATGGCGTCCTGCAGCTGGACATTGTGTGGTGCTACCAGGCTTTGGAGGCGCTGTCCTGTCTGGACGATGGGCGCAGACGTCTGCTGCGAGCTGAAGACTGCTTCCTGCGATGTTATGGCGAGCAGCAGCAGAGGCTGCTCATGATCAAG GGCAACACAGGCAGGGAGGAAGCGCTGTTTCTCCGCCTATACCTCCTGCAGAGTCTACTGTCCTTCATCGAGGGCAACGATCTTCAAGCCCAGCAGCAGCTCTCCAAA gtggAGTCTCTGTATGGACGTTTGTGTCCCGACTCAGACAAAATGACTCAACTGATGCTGTTAGGCTTCAGTGAAAGAGAAGCTCGACTGGGCCTGAGAGCTTGTCAGGGCGACGTGCACGAAGCCGCCATGCTCATCAGCAACCAGAGACAG GAGCGTGAAGAGCTAAAGCAGAGGGAGCGTCAGAAGAGGAAAAACATGATGGCGGGCATCTCCGTCCTCACTGAGGCGGGATACTCCAAGAAGGACACGGCCAGGGCGTTGCACCAAGCCAATGGGGACGTGGACAAAGCCTTTGAA ATTCTGCTGGATGCCAGCCAGGCGCTTCAGTCCAATAACAACACAGAGGAAACAGTCAATCCGGAGAAGCTGGAGCAG CTGTTGTATTTGGGCTTTGAGAGGACGGCATCTGAGGCGGCGCTCGCACTGACGGGTGGAGATGTCCAATCTGCGACTCAGCTGCTTTTGGACAATCAGGGTGTGGTCCCTGCCACCGCCACTCCCCCTTCAGAGGAGGAGCCCAGCACATCGTCCAGCTCGGCAG ATGACAGCGAGCTGGTCAACGAGGTCCTGGAGGACATTTCCCGCCATGAGGAGGACTACTTGGACCTGACGCTGGAGGAGGAGAGCCAGCTCATCGCCACCATCAAGACCTACCTTAGCCGGGGGAGCACACACACTGTCTAG
- the xylb gene encoding xylulose kinase isoform X3: MQKEGFDFSSVRALSGSGQQHGSVYWRTGASRTLEQLDPTFSLHQQLQDSFAVGDSPVWMDSSTGPQCERLQEAAGGAAKLADLTGSRAYERFTGNQIAKMCQERLQDFQDTERISLVSSFAASLFLGAYAAIDYSDGSGMNLLDIRTKKWSEVCMEATAPHLDRLLGTPLPSVSVLGPVSPYWVRRFGFSDSCRVVAFTGDNPASLAGMRLQQGDIAVSLGTSDTVFVWLQHPRPALEGHVLINPVDWRHFMALLCFKNGSLTRERVRNRCAEGSWEVFSAALRHTPLGNNGYIGFYFDVLEILPRAVGIHIFDADDNKVSSVSAEVEVRALVEGQFLSRRLHAERLGYSIIPGSRVLATGGASCNKDILQVLSDVFNAPVYTIDVSNSACLGSAYRAKHGVLDQSTVSFFDILKKAPEARLVATPQPTAQQVYNLMLQRYGQLEKRVLQEPRPSNAAANLIG; encoded by the exons ATGCAGAAGGAAGGCTTTGACTTCTCCAGCGTGCGAGCGCTGTCAGGCAGTGGTCAG CAACATGGCAGTGTCTACTGGAGGACGGGAGCTTCTCGGACCCTTGAGCAGCTAGACCCCACCTTCAGCCTCCACCAGCAGCTGCAA GACAGTTTCGCTGTAGGTGACTCTCCAGTATGGATGGACTCCAGCACTGGGCCACAGTGTGAACGGCTGCAAGAGGCAGCAGGGGGTGCTGCAAAGCTGGCTGACCTCACAGGCTCCAGGGCCTATGAG CGTTTCACCGGAAATCAGATCGCCAAAATGTGTCAGGAGCGACTGCAAGACTTCCAGGACACCGAG aggaTCTCATTGGTCAGCAGCTTTGCAGCGTCGCTCTTCCTGGGTGCTTATGCCGCCATTGACTACAGCGATG GGTCTGGAATGAACCTTTTGGACATCAGGACTAAAAAGTGGTCTGAGGTCTGCATGGAGGCTACCGCTCCGCACCTGGACCGCCTGCTTGGGACGCCGCTTCCCTCTGTGTCAGTGCTG GGTCCAGTCTCCCCCTACTGGGTGCGCAGGTTTGGTTTTTCCGACTCGTGCAGAGTGGTGGCCTTCACTGGAGACAACCCAG CATCTTTGGCAGGGATGCGACTCCAGCAGGGAGACATTGCT GTGAGCCTGGGAACCAGCGATACAGTGTTTGTGTGGCTGCAGCATCCTCGCCCTGCCCTTGAGGGTCACGTGTTGATCAACCCTGTTGACTGGAGACATTTCATGGCCTTGTTGTG TTTCAAGAACGGATCACTGACCAGAGAACGTGTGAGGAACCGCTGTGCTGAAGGATCCTGGGAAGTCTTTTCAGCTGCCTTGAGACATACTCCTCTAGGAAACAATGGCTACATTG GCTTTTATTTCGACGTACTGGAGATCCTGCCCCGCGCTGTTGGAATTCATATCTTTGATGCGGATGACAACAAG GTGTCATCAGTGAGTGCTGAGGTGGAGGTGCGAGCTCTGGTGGAGGGTCAGTTCCTGTCACGGAGGCTCCATGCAGAGCGCCTTGGTTACTCCATCA TTCCAGGAAGTCGAGTTTTGGCAACGGGTGGAGCCTCGTGTAACAAAGACATCTTGCAG GTGTTGTCTGACGTGTTCAACGCTCCAGTGTACACCATTGATGTGTCCAACTCCGCCTGTCTTGGCTCCGCCTACCGAGCGAAGCACG GTGTGCTTGACCAATCAACCGTTTCCTTCTTTGATATCCTGAAGAAAGCACCGGAAGCGCGACTTGTTGCCACGCCGCAACCCACTGCACAACAA GTGTACAATCTCATGCTGCAGCGCTACGGCCAATTGGAGAAGAGAGTCCTGCAGGAGCCCCGCCCCTCAAATGCAGCTGCAAATCTAATTGGATGA
- the nub1 gene encoding NEDD8 ultimate buster 1 isoform X3, whose amino-acid sequence MMADQNMEAKLKNLLKQEKIQLWRPPYTVDTEQPGQQQLQELAKQYAPLLGLPVSEVRGALESIRVQAVRRGKRNQTFRETNVATLELLLPRDCKKAGTTGNKSKTFMETKLDVSAQVLMDRIAEEFGLKSFKLILNGKTLNAAQLLDQQGVQNHSKMMVLKVSDTECAQQACEEADKARNQNESVQRTHRGFQILSERDGTDDPHTIPFLEVADQKGNPLKIPHKEKKALILAMGFHEKGRALMKRKRHDDALCHLLQADHHFSECGSALLSSVDNYGVLQLDIVWCYQALEALSCLDDGRRRLLRAEDCFLRCYGEQQQRLLMIKGNTGREEALFLRLYLLQSLLSFIEGNDLQAQQQLSKVESLYGRLCPDSDKMTQLMLLGFSEREARLGLRACQGDVHEAAMLISNQRQEREELKQRERQKRKNMMAGISVLTEAGYSKKDTARALHQANGDVDKAFEILLDASQALQSNNNTEETVNPEKLEQLLYLGFERTASEAALALTGGDVQSATQLLLDNQGVVPATATPPSEEEPSTSSSSADDSELVNEVLEDISRHEEDYLDLTLEEESQLIATIKTYLSRGSTHTV is encoded by the exons ATGATGGCCGACCAGAACATGGAGGCCAAGCTCAAGAACCTGCTGAAACAGGAGAAGATCCAGTTGTGGAGACCACCTTATACAGTTGACactgagcagcctggacagCAACAACTACAG GAGCTGGCAAAGCAATACGCCCCCCTGCTGGGTCTGCCAGTGTCTGAGGTCAGGGGTGCTTTGGAATCCATCCGTGTTCAGGCGGTGAGGAGAGGTAAAAGGAACCAAACCTTCCGAGAAACCAACGTCGCCACGCTAGAGCTCCTGCTGCCCCGAGACTGCAAGAAGGCGGGGACGACAGGCAACAAGTCCAAGACCTTCATGGAGACCAAACTGGATGTGTCGGCGCAGGTGCTGATGGACAG GATTGCGGAGGAGTTTGGACTCAAGTCTTTCAAACTGATCCTGAATGGCAAAACTTTGAATGCAG CCCAGCTTCTGGACCAGCAGGGCGTGCAGAACCACAGCAAGATGATGGTGCTGAAGGTGAGCGATACTGAGTGTGCACAGCAGGCCTGCGAGGAGGCCGACAAGGCCAGGAACCAGAATGAGAGCGTGCAGCGAACTCACAGAGGATTCCAAATCCTGTCGGAGAGAG ACGGCACTGATGACCCTCACACCATACCCTTCCTGGAGGTGGCTGACCAAAAGGGGAACCCACTTAAGATCCCTCACAAGGAGAAGAAG gcactGATCCTGGCCATGGGCTTCCATGAGAAGGGACGTGCCCTCATGAAGAGAAAGCGCCATGACGACGCACTGTGTCACCTCCTGCAGGCCGACCATCACTTCAG TGAGTGTGGCTCGGCACTCTTAAGCTCGGTGGACAACTATGGCGTCCTGCAGCTGGACATTGTGTGGTGCTACCAGGCTTTGGAGGCGCTGTCCTGTCTGGACGATGGGCGCAGACGTCTGCTGCGAGCTGAAGACTGCTTCCTGCGATGTTATGGCGAGCAGCAGCAGAGGCTGCTCATGATCAAG GGCAACACAGGCAGGGAGGAAGCGCTGTTTCTCCGCCTATACCTCCTGCAGAGTCTACTGTCCTTCATCGAGGGCAACGATCTTCAAGCCCAGCAGCAGCTCTCCAAA gtggAGTCTCTGTATGGACGTTTGTGTCCCGACTCAGACAAAATGACTCAACTGATGCTGTTAGGCTTCAGTGAAAGAGAAGCTCGACTGGGCCTGAGAGCTTGTCAGGGCGACGTGCACGAAGCCGCCATGCTCATCAGCAACCAGAGACAG GAGCGTGAAGAGCTAAAGCAGAGGGAGCGTCAGAAGAGGAAAAACATGATGGCGGGCATCTCCGTCCTCACTGAGGCGGGATACTCCAAGAAGGACACGGCCAGGGCGTTGCACCAAGCCAATGGGGACGTGGACAAAGCCTTTGAA ATTCTGCTGGATGCCAGCCAGGCGCTTCAGTCCAATAACAACACAGAGGAAACAGTCAATCCGGAGAAGCTGGAGCAG CTGTTGTATTTGGGCTTTGAGAGGACGGCATCTGAGGCGGCGCTCGCACTGACGGGTGGAGATGTCCAATCTGCGACTCAGCTGCTTTTGGACAATCAGGGTGTGGTCCCTGCCACCGCCACTCCCCCTTCAGAGGAGGAGCCCAGCACATCGTCCAGCTCGGCAG ATGACAGCGAGCTGGTCAACGAGGTCCTGGAGGACATTTCCCGCCATGAGGAGGACTACTTGGACCTGACGCTGGAGGAGGAGAGCCAGCTCATCGCCACCATCAAGACCTACCTTAGCCGGGGGAGCACACACACTGTCTAG